From a single Larimichthys crocea isolate SSNF chromosome XIII, L_crocea_2.0, whole genome shotgun sequence genomic region:
- the LOC104925498 gene encoding uncharacterized protein LOC104925498 isoform X2: protein MQCKVTLLDDTQFECELDKHAKGQELLTKVCDHVNLLEKDYFGLANWETPTNKTWLEATKEIRKQVSGAVYEFTFNVKFYPPDPAQLTEDLTRYFLCLQLRKDIMRSVLPCSFVTLSLLGSYAAQSELGEYDPEVHGTDYVKELSLAPGQSSELEEKVMELHRTYRSMSPAQADMSFLENAKKLAMYGVDLHQAKDLDGVDITLGVCSSGLMVYKDKLRINRFPWPKVLKISYKRSSFFIKIRPSEQEQYESTIGFKLPNYKASKKLWKVCVEHHTFFRVPTVEPPASRRFLGLGSKFRYSGRTQAQTRQASSMIDRPAPRFTRSASKRLSRNLDGAGDETLQFLQLLSASTRSEVDDWSRMLASDKPQTSSEFTDRGEFERTSIQFWEEGQSVHRVTETWQDTWQKLASDELRRKEDEWSALFDRYPPFPFVSPPDFVKLPAELSLAKTSSMDRLLQPALTQQDDWHLYFDRFFNLERADKPFSPIAQFQLQEKDEQGMYVTEQELPTGEVIERLQETVTLVDKLKEVDVLERNLREVRDFEGRLQEVDEMAEKLQKVIEEELGKEEVAKLREEARDLEQERQIQAEGITKMVVKKSVRRILTEEGEVDELEDEIKRVFLKGLLPEEEEVEVKQESETVVTGESLFDDSSREKLQQVEKEWQKEVVERSGSLDVSGTTSVVTYQKVERRTKKRVTIVDERGQRQEEMEDTQVQAGEMSVERLETGKRLQKTEILAITELNLTERSVTERLQPERPSQVADEDLWFILFDRLPYKAVFKPPVTIVERAQVDEDKYFTSTTEITTVEEKTEIIVKERKIIEEEVWRVPDIPPAQTVTDRDDDWFVLLDVIPRDTAYVPSVILKERDPMDAESFVSVVGTAADVAIREVVAEERKIKEEAPRRVPDIPAAETVTERDDDWFVLLDVIPRETPYVPPVTLKGRDPMDAESFVSVVRTTADEVVREVVAEERRIIQEAPRRVPEIPQQPVTDRDDDWFVLLDVVPRVPPYVPPVTLKERDPMDAASFVSVVGTAADEVVREVVAEERKIIEEAPRRVPDIPQQPVTDRDDDWFVLLDVVPRETSYVPPVAVAQRVEVSPEERVSLVEMTTVERREKRAVFVMGDIEMKQVPSEKRAVALPQAVREIEDDWFVLLDVPTREPSYVPPVTKAEYVQVYPEESISTVTETIRESRKEVVVEEIVVQKEEKKLPKQIIPVQQKISLPVREIDDDWFLLLDVVPRETAYVPPVTPVEIIPDVRKAEVKTTETTTWKKMIIGADSKQDETRLSQIRPGKFAPPSEREGGDDWFILFDIIRDKPVVVVPPVAGVKRIVDVVAATVTKPKFIMEDMKPPVKLAEVKPPQPRQVDDDWFVLLDVAVKKSVSVDERVRMYPEVRPAKEFTATEQRITKKQEKWQQEKVLQQKPRPAVREMEDDWYILLDLATKKSVAVPERIQLPAGVRAPAAVAKTRIAISETRPQFGKRVLEERRPLTQAHVNADWFALLDVGSKESVVSTQRGTRPVSAPVFSQAALAEAGIPMAPFDQPQTSTPIKPGRKEERRLEVTVEAVEPSKIEAKAVKRESEAMSTEVVRMRKKRAKKIEGDSIYIRHSLLMLEEFDKPQEDLLKHHASISELKRNFMESVPEQRPSEWDKRLSTHSPFRTLGINGQPLPSADGSVCISPLCNGSETKTAHEETSSSLGFSGSPTVSHKSEPDSVEAPGVPIEEESCDQEGVVVFETSLVPIVEVEMAQLPPSFDPCCRALDEIQEEEGPCPEVSECSGRIVGSSPASYFRSDGPRVIRCFQPPLVQTQTVTITAVSNNLTSGISTTEVPVVPTQTFIYESSKVTDDGTDDKDSTTVTKTVTSESTSGTTVTTTTTHISKVVKGGSSETRVEKRIVITADSDVDQDKGKDGGASAL, encoded by the exons ATGCAGTGCAAAGTCACCTTACTGGATGACACTCAGTTTGAGTGTGAACTTGAT AAACATGCTAAAGGACAAGAACTTTTAACAAAGGTGTGTGACCATGTCAACCTACTGGAGAAAGATTACTTTGGCCTCGCTAACTGGGAAACACCAACCAACAAG ACATGGTTGGAAGCCACCAAAGAGATCCGGAAACAGGTGTCAGGTGCTGTCTACGAGTTTACATTCAACGTGAAGTTCTACCCACCTGATCCAGCACAGCTTACTGAGGACCTTACCAG GTACTTTCTGTGTCTCCAGCTGAGGAAGGATATTATGCGTAGTGTTCTTCCCTGTTCCTTTGTCACGCTGTCCCTGCTGGGCTCCTACGCTGCCCAGTCAGAGCTTGGAGAGTATGACCCAGAGGTCCACGGTACAGACTATGTTAAAGAGCTGAGCCTGGCTCCCGGACAGAGCAGTGAGCTGGAAGAAAAGGTGATGGAGCTGCACCGCACATACAG GTCCATGAGTCCAGCCCAAGCAGACATGTCGTTTCTGGAAAATGCCAAGAAACTTGCCATGTATGGAGTTGACCTGCACCAAGCCAAG GATCTTGATGGTGTTGACATTACGCTCGGGGTTTGCTCCAGTGGCCTGATGGTTTACAAGGACAAGCTGAGGATCAACCGTTTCCCTTGGCCCAAAGTGCTCAAGATCTCTTACAAACGCAGCAGCTTCTTTATCAAAATCAGGCCGTCAGAG CAAGAGCAGTACGAAAGTACAATTGGCTTTAAACTGCCCAACTACAAAGCCTCAAAGAAGCTGTGGAAAGTTTGTGTTGAACACCATACCTTCTTCAG GGTTCCAACAGTAGAGCCCCCCGCATCACGTCGCTTCCTTGGCTTGGGCTCTAAGTTCCGGTACAGCGGGCGCACTCAAGCCCAGACCCGCCAGGCCAGCTCTATGATTGACCGTCCAGCCCCTCGCTTCACACGCTCTGCAAGCAAGAGGCTGTCCCGTAACCTTGACGGAG CTGGAGATGAAACTCTCCAGTTTCTGCAACTACTCTCAGCGTCAACCAGGTCTGAGGTTGATGACTGGTCACGGATGCTGGCATCAGACAAACCCCAGACGTCTTCTGAATTCACAG ACAGAGGGGAGTTTGAGCGGACTTCCATTCAGTTCTGGGAGGAGGGGCAGTCTGTTCACAGAGTCACAGAAACCTGGCAGGACACTTGGCAGAAGCTGGCATCTGATGAGCTGAGGAGAAAGGAAGACGAGTGGTCTGCCTTGTTCGATCGTTATCCCCCTTTTCCCTTTGTCTCACCACCTGATTTTGTGAAACTGCCAG CTGAGCTAAGCTTGGCAAAAACAAGCTCTATGGACAGGCTATTGCAACCAGCACTGACGCAACAAGACGATTGGCACCTTTATTTTGACCGATTCTTCAACCTTGAGCGCGCTGACAAACCAT TCTCTCCCATAGCTCAGTTCCAGCTCCAGGAGAAGGATGAGCAGGGCATGTATGTAACAGAGCAGGAACTGCCCACTGGGGAAGTCATTGAGAGGCTGCAGGAAACTGTGACCTTAGTGGACAAACTGAAAGAAGTGGATGTTTTAGAAAGGAACTTGAGGGAAGTGAGAGATTTTGAGGGAAGGCTCCAAGAAGTGGATGAGATGGCAGAGAAACTTCAGAAAGTAATAGAAGAGGAACTGGGTAAGGAAGAAGTAGCTAAGTTAAGAGAGGAAGCGAGAGATTTGGAGCAGGAGCGACAAATACAAGCTGAAGGTATAACAAAAATGGTGGTGAAGAAATCAGTGAGGAGAATATTGACAGAAGAGGGTGAAGTGGATGAACTGGAAGATGAGATAAAgcgtgtgtttttaaaaggctTGTTgcctgaagaggaagaggtcGAGGTGAAGCAGGAGAGTGAAACAGTGGTGACAGGCGAGAGTCTGTTCGATGATAGCTCGAGAGAGAAGCTACAACAGGTAGAAAAGGAATGGCAAAAGGAGGTGGTGGAAAGGTCTGGCTCTTTAGATGTCTCTGGtaccacctctgtggttacatACCAGAAGGTTGAGCGTAGGACTAAGAAGAGAGTGACTATTGTCGATGAGCGAGGGCAGAGGCAGGAAGAAATGGAAGACACGCAGGTACAGGCTGGTGAAATGTCAGTGGAGAGGTTAGAAACTGGTAAAAGATTGCAGAAGACAGAAATTCTGGCGATTACAGAGCTAAATTTGACAGAAAGAAGTGTCACGGAAAGGCTTCAGCCCGAGCGTCCATCTCAGGTGGCAGATGAGGACCTCTGGTTCATACTTTTTGACCGGCTTCCATACAAAGCTGTTTTCAAACCACCAG TTACTATTGTGGAACGCGCTCAAGTGGATGAAGACAAGTATTTCACCTCGACTACTGAGATCACAACAGTTGAGGAGAAAACGGAGATTAtagtaaaagagagaaaaataatagAGGAGGAGGTATGGCGTGTACCAGATATCCCACCAGCACAGACCGTCACAGACAGAGATGATGATTGGTTTGTGCTGCTGGATGTTATTCCCAGAGACACAGCTTATGTGCCATCAG TTATACTGAAGGAGAGAGACCCGATGGATGCAGAAAgttttgtctctgtggttgGAACTGCAGCTGATGTGGCGATTAGAGAAGTTGTAGCcgaagagagaaaaataaaagaagaagcacCGAGACGTGTACCAGATATCCCAGCAGCAGAGACCGTCACAGAAAGAGATGATGACTGGTTTGTGCTGCTGGATGTTATTCCTAGAGAAACACCTTATGTACCACCAG TTACGTTGAAGGGAAGAGACCCGATGGATGCAGAAAGTTTTGTCTCTGTGGTTCGAACTACAGCTGATGAGGTGGTTAGAGAAGTCGTAGCTGAAGAGCGAAGGATAATACAAGAGGCACCGAGACGTGTACCAGAAATCCCACAACAgccagtgacagacagagatgatgaCTGGTTTGTGCTGCTGGATGTTGTTCCTAGAGTGCCACCTTATGTACCACCAG TTACACTGAAGGAGAGAGACCCGATGGATGCAGCAAGCTTTGTCTCTGTGGTTGGAACTGCAGCTGATGAGGTGGTTAGAGAAGTCGTAgctgaagagagaaagataatAGAAGAGGCACCGAGACGTGTACCAGATATCCCACAACAGCCAGTGACTGACAGAGATGATGACTGGTTTGTGTTGTTGGATGTTGTTCCAAGAGAGACCTCATACGTACCACCAG TTGCTGTTGCACAGCGTGTTGAAGTGTCTCCAGAAGAACGTGTCTCTCTGGTTGAAATGACAACTGTTGAGCGGAGAGAAAAAAGAGCGGTGTTTGTAATGGGAGACATAGAAATGAAACAAGTGCCGAGTGAAAAGCGAGCAGTAGCACTGCCACAGGCTGTCAGAGAGATAGAAGATGACTGGTTTGTGCTGCTGGATGTTCCCACTAGAGAACCATCATATGTTCCACCAG tTACGAAGGCCGAGTACGTTCAGGTTTATCCTGAAGAAAGCATTTCTACTGTGACGGAAACAATAAGAGAGTCCAGGAAGGAGGTTGTAGTTGAAGAGATTGTGgtgcagaaagaggagaagaagcttCCCAAACAAATTATACCAGTGCAGCAGAAAATCTCTCTGCCAGTGAGAGAAATAGATGACGACTGGTTTCTTCTGCTGGACGTTGTTCCTAGAGAAACTGCCTACGTCCCTCCAG TTACTCCTGTTGAGATTATTCCGGATGTGAGGAAGGCTGAGGTGAAAACCACAGAGACGACAACGTGGAAGAAGATGATAATTGGTGCGGACAGCAAGCAAGATGAGACACGTTTGTCTCAGATTAGACCGGGCAAATTTGCACCACCgtcagagagagaaggaggagatgattGGTTCATCTTGTTCGACATCATCCGTGACAAGCCTGTTGTTGTCGTACCACCAG TTGCTGGGGTTAAGCGTATTGTGGATGTGGTGGCTGCCACTGTAACAAAACCAAAATTCATCATGGAAGACATGAAGCCACCTGTGAAGCTGGCGGAGGTTAAACCACCACAGCCAAGACAAGTGGATGACGACTGGTTTGTGCTGCTAGATGTTGCAGTAAAAAAATCAG TGTCTGTGGACGAACGTGTCCGTATGTATCCTGAGGTGAGACCAGCTAAAGAGTTTACAGCCACAGAGCAGAGAATTACTAAAAAGCAGGAGAAGTGGCAGCAGGAGAAGGTGTTACAGCAGAAACCACGTCCAGCAGTGAGGGAGATGGAGGATGATTGGTATATTCTTCTGGATTTAGCCACTAAAAAATCAG TCGCTGTCCCTGAGCGCATCCAGTTGCCAGCAGGGGTGAGAGCTCCAGCTGCTGTGGCCAAAACAAGGATTGCTATTTCTGAGACGAGACCCCAGTTTGGAAAGCGGGTCCTGGAGGAAAGACGTCCGCTAACACAGGCACATGTCAATGCTGATTGGTTTGCTCTACTAGATGTGGGCTCCAAAGAgtcag TGGTGAGCACACAGAGGGGCACCCGTCCCGTCAGTGCCCCAGTGTTCTCCCAGGCTGCTCTGGCAGAGGCAGGGATCCCCATGGCCCCTTTCGATCAGCCCCAGACCTCCACTCCGATCAAGCCCGGCCGCAAGGAGGAACGAAGGCTGGAAGTCACAGTAGAAGCTGTGGAGCCCTCAAAAATCGAGGCCAAGGCTGTCAAG CGCGAGTCTGAGGCCATGAGTACGGAGGTGGTGCGAATGCGAAAG aaaaGAGCTAAGAAAATTGAGGGTGACTCAATTTATATCAGACATAGCCTTTTAATGTTGGAG GAGTTCGATAAACCTCAGGAGGACCTGCTCAAGCATCATGCCAGTATCAGTGAGCTGAAGAGGAACTTCATGGAATCCGTCCCAGAACAGAGGCCCAGCGAGTGGGACAAGCGTCTGTCTACGCACTCTCCGTTCCGCACCCTGGGTATCAATGGTCAGCCTCTGCCCAGTGCAGATGGG aGTGTGTGCATTAGTCCGCTTTGCAATGGTTCAGAGACAAAGACTGCACATGAGGAAACCAGCAGCAGTTTGGGCTTTTCAGGCAGTCCAACTGTGAGCCACAAGAGTGAGCCTGATAGTGTCGAAGCCCCCGGTGTTCCAATTGAGGAAGAGTCATGTGATCAGGAAGGAGTTGTAGTTTTTGAGACCTCCCTGGTGCCCATCGTAGAGGTGGAGATGGCGCAGCTGCCTCCCTCCTTCGACCCCTGCTGTAGAGCTTTAGATGAGATCCAGGAGGAAGAGGGACCGTGTCCCGAAGTGTCCGAGTGCTCTGGGAGGATAGTTGGATCTTCCCCAGCTTCCTATTTCAGGAGCGATGGTCCACGGGTCATACGCTGCTTCCAG CCCCCTCTGGTCCAGACCCAGACAGTCACCATCACAGCTGTCTCCAACAACTTAACCAGTGGCATCTCCACCACAGAGGTCCCTGTCGTCCCGACCCAGACCTTCATCTATGAGTCTTCAAAG gtgACAGATGATGGTACAGACGATAAAGATAGTACAACTGTTACCAAGACTGTTACCTCGGAGAGCACCAGCGGCACCACAgtcaccaccactaccacccaCATCTCAAAG GTAGTGAAAGGTGGATCTTCGGAAACTCGTGTGGAGAAGAGAATTGTCATAACTGCGGACTCTGACGTTGACCAAGACAAG GGGAAAGATGGAGGAGCATCTGCATTGTAA
- the LOC104925498 gene encoding titin isoform X8 — protein sequence MQCKVTLLDDTQFECELDKHAKGQELLTKVCDHVNLLEKDYFGLANWETPTNKTWLEATKEIRKQVSGAVYEFTFNVKFYPPDPAQLTEDLTRYFLCLQLRKDIMRSVLPCSFVTLSLLGSYAAQSELGEYDPEVHGTDYVKELSLAPGQSSELEEKVMELHRTYRSMSPAQADMSFLENAKKLAMYGVDLHQAKDLDGVDITLGVCSSGLMVYKDKLRINRFPWPKVLKISYKRSSFFIKIRPSEQEQYESTIGFKLPNYKASKKLWKVCVEHHTFFRVPTVEPPASRRFLGLGSKFRYSGRTQAQTRQASSMIDRPAPRFTRSASKRLSRNLDGAGDETLQFLQLLSASTRSEVDDWSRMLASDKPQTSSEFTDRGEFERTSIQFWEEGQSVHRVTETWQDTWQKLASDELRRKEDEWSALFDRYPPFPFVSPPDFVKLPAELSLAKTSSMDRLLQPALTQQDDWHLYFDRFFNLERADKPFSPIAQFQLQEKDEQGMYVTEQELPTGEVIERLQETVTLVDKLKEVDVLERNLREVRDFEGRLQEVDEMAEKLQKVIEEELGKEEVAKLREEARDLEQERQIQAEGITKMVVKKSVRRILTEEGEVDELEDEIKRVFLKGLLPEEEEVEVKQESETVVTGESLFDDSSREKLQQVEKEWQKEVVERSGSLDVSGTTSVVTYQKVERRTKKRVTIVDERGQRQEEMEDTQVQAGEMSVERLETGKRLQKTEILAITELNLTERSVTERLQPERPSQVADEDLWFILFDRLPYKAVFKPPVTIVERAQVDEDKYFTSTTEITTVEEKTEIIVKERKIIEEEVWRVPDIPPAQTVTDRDDDWFVLLDVIPRDTAYVPSVILKERDPMDAESFVSVVGTAADVAIREVVAEERKIKEEAPRRVPDIPAAETVTERDDDWFVLLDVIPRETPYVPPVTLKGRDPMDAESFVSVVRTTADEVVREVVAEERRIIQEAPRRVPEIPQQPVTDRDDDWFVLLDVVPRVPPYVPPVTLKERDPMDAASFVSVVGTAADEVVREVVAEERKIIEEAPRRVPDIPQQPVTDRDDDWFVLLDVVPRETSYVPPVAVAQRVEVSPEERVSLVEMTTVERREKRAVFVMGDIEMKQVPSEKRAVALPQAVREIEDDWFVLLDVPTREPSYVPPVTKAEYVQVYPEESISTVTETIRESRKEVVVEEIVVQKEEKKLPKQIIPVQQKISLPVREIDDDWFLLLDVVPRETAYVPPVTPVEIIPDVRKAEVKTTETTTWKKMIIGADSKQDETRLSQIRPGKFAPPSEREGGDDWFILFDIIRDKPVVVVPPVAVPERIQLPAGVRAPAAVAKTRIAISETRPQFGKRVLEERRPLTQAHVNADWFALLDVGSKESVVSTQRGTRPVSAPVFSQAALAEAGIPMAPFDQPQTSTPIKPGRKEERRLEVTVEAVEPSKIEAKAVKPAVWRYEKEVHSSLISTMNGDIQRESEAMSTEVVRMRKKRAKKIEGDSIYIRHSLLMLEEFDKPQEDLLKHHASISELKRNFMESVPEQRPSEWDKRLSTHSPFRTLGINGQPLPSADGSVCISPLCNGSETKTAHEETSSSLGFSGSPTVSHKSEPDSVEAPGVPIEEESCDQEGVVVFETSLVPIVEVEMAQLPPSFDPCCRALDEIQEEEGPCPEVSECSGRIVGSSPASYFRSDGPRVIRCFQPPLVQTQTVTITAVSNNLTSGISTTEVPVVPTQTFIYESSKVTDDGTDDKDSTTVTKTVTSESTSGTTVTTTTTHISKVVKGGSSETRVEKRIVITADSDVDQDKGKDGGASAL from the exons ATGCAGTGCAAAGTCACCTTACTGGATGACACTCAGTTTGAGTGTGAACTTGAT AAACATGCTAAAGGACAAGAACTTTTAACAAAGGTGTGTGACCATGTCAACCTACTGGAGAAAGATTACTTTGGCCTCGCTAACTGGGAAACACCAACCAACAAG ACATGGTTGGAAGCCACCAAAGAGATCCGGAAACAGGTGTCAGGTGCTGTCTACGAGTTTACATTCAACGTGAAGTTCTACCCACCTGATCCAGCACAGCTTACTGAGGACCTTACCAG GTACTTTCTGTGTCTCCAGCTGAGGAAGGATATTATGCGTAGTGTTCTTCCCTGTTCCTTTGTCACGCTGTCCCTGCTGGGCTCCTACGCTGCCCAGTCAGAGCTTGGAGAGTATGACCCAGAGGTCCACGGTACAGACTATGTTAAAGAGCTGAGCCTGGCTCCCGGACAGAGCAGTGAGCTGGAAGAAAAGGTGATGGAGCTGCACCGCACATACAG GTCCATGAGTCCAGCCCAAGCAGACATGTCGTTTCTGGAAAATGCCAAGAAACTTGCCATGTATGGAGTTGACCTGCACCAAGCCAAG GATCTTGATGGTGTTGACATTACGCTCGGGGTTTGCTCCAGTGGCCTGATGGTTTACAAGGACAAGCTGAGGATCAACCGTTTCCCTTGGCCCAAAGTGCTCAAGATCTCTTACAAACGCAGCAGCTTCTTTATCAAAATCAGGCCGTCAGAG CAAGAGCAGTACGAAAGTACAATTGGCTTTAAACTGCCCAACTACAAAGCCTCAAAGAAGCTGTGGAAAGTTTGTGTTGAACACCATACCTTCTTCAG GGTTCCAACAGTAGAGCCCCCCGCATCACGTCGCTTCCTTGGCTTGGGCTCTAAGTTCCGGTACAGCGGGCGCACTCAAGCCCAGACCCGCCAGGCCAGCTCTATGATTGACCGTCCAGCCCCTCGCTTCACACGCTCTGCAAGCAAGAGGCTGTCCCGTAACCTTGACGGAG CTGGAGATGAAACTCTCCAGTTTCTGCAACTACTCTCAGCGTCAACCAGGTCTGAGGTTGATGACTGGTCACGGATGCTGGCATCAGACAAACCCCAGACGTCTTCTGAATTCACAG ACAGAGGGGAGTTTGAGCGGACTTCCATTCAGTTCTGGGAGGAGGGGCAGTCTGTTCACAGAGTCACAGAAACCTGGCAGGACACTTGGCAGAAGCTGGCATCTGATGAGCTGAGGAGAAAGGAAGACGAGTGGTCTGCCTTGTTCGATCGTTATCCCCCTTTTCCCTTTGTCTCACCACCTGATTTTGTGAAACTGCCAG CTGAGCTAAGCTTGGCAAAAACAAGCTCTATGGACAGGCTATTGCAACCAGCACTGACGCAACAAGACGATTGGCACCTTTATTTTGACCGATTCTTCAACCTTGAGCGCGCTGACAAACCAT TCTCTCCCATAGCTCAGTTCCAGCTCCAGGAGAAGGATGAGCAGGGCATGTATGTAACAGAGCAGGAACTGCCCACTGGGGAAGTCATTGAGAGGCTGCAGGAAACTGTGACCTTAGTGGACAAACTGAAAGAAGTGGATGTTTTAGAAAGGAACTTGAGGGAAGTGAGAGATTTTGAGGGAAGGCTCCAAGAAGTGGATGAGATGGCAGAGAAACTTCAGAAAGTAATAGAAGAGGAACTGGGTAAGGAAGAAGTAGCTAAGTTAAGAGAGGAAGCGAGAGATTTGGAGCAGGAGCGACAAATACAAGCTGAAGGTATAACAAAAATGGTGGTGAAGAAATCAGTGAGGAGAATATTGACAGAAGAGGGTGAAGTGGATGAACTGGAAGATGAGATAAAgcgtgtgtttttaaaaggctTGTTgcctgaagaggaagaggtcGAGGTGAAGCAGGAGAGTGAAACAGTGGTGACAGGCGAGAGTCTGTTCGATGATAGCTCGAGAGAGAAGCTACAACAGGTAGAAAAGGAATGGCAAAAGGAGGTGGTGGAAAGGTCTGGCTCTTTAGATGTCTCTGGtaccacctctgtggttacatACCAGAAGGTTGAGCGTAGGACTAAGAAGAGAGTGACTATTGTCGATGAGCGAGGGCAGAGGCAGGAAGAAATGGAAGACACGCAGGTACAGGCTGGTGAAATGTCAGTGGAGAGGTTAGAAACTGGTAAAAGATTGCAGAAGACAGAAATTCTGGCGATTACAGAGCTAAATTTGACAGAAAGAAGTGTCACGGAAAGGCTTCAGCCCGAGCGTCCATCTCAGGTGGCAGATGAGGACCTCTGGTTCATACTTTTTGACCGGCTTCCATACAAAGCTGTTTTCAAACCACCAG TTACTATTGTGGAACGCGCTCAAGTGGATGAAGACAAGTATTTCACCTCGACTACTGAGATCACAACAGTTGAGGAGAAAACGGAGATTAtagtaaaagagagaaaaataatagAGGAGGAGGTATGGCGTGTACCAGATATCCCACCAGCACAGACCGTCACAGACAGAGATGATGATTGGTTTGTGCTGCTGGATGTTATTCCCAGAGACACAGCTTATGTGCCATCAG TTATACTGAAGGAGAGAGACCCGATGGATGCAGAAAgttttgtctctgtggttgGAACTGCAGCTGATGTGGCGATTAGAGAAGTTGTAGCcgaagagagaaaaataaaagaagaagcacCGAGACGTGTACCAGATATCCCAGCAGCAGAGACCGTCACAGAAAGAGATGATGACTGGTTTGTGCTGCTGGATGTTATTCCTAGAGAAACACCTTATGTACCACCAG TTACGTTGAAGGGAAGAGACCCGATGGATGCAGAAAGTTTTGTCTCTGTGGTTCGAACTACAGCTGATGAGGTGGTTAGAGAAGTCGTAGCTGAAGAGCGAAGGATAATACAAGAGGCACCGAGACGTGTACCAGAAATCCCACAACAgccagtgacagacagagatgatgaCTGGTTTGTGCTGCTGGATGTTGTTCCTAGAGTGCCACCTTATGTACCACCAG TTACACTGAAGGAGAGAGACCCGATGGATGCAGCAAGCTTTGTCTCTGTGGTTGGAACTGCAGCTGATGAGGTGGTTAGAGAAGTCGTAgctgaagagagaaagataatAGAAGAGGCACCGAGACGTGTACCAGATATCCCACAACAGCCAGTGACTGACAGAGATGATGACTGGTTTGTGTTGTTGGATGTTGTTCCAAGAGAGACCTCATACGTACCACCAG TTGCTGTTGCACAGCGTGTTGAAGTGTCTCCAGAAGAACGTGTCTCTCTGGTTGAAATGACAACTGTTGAGCGGAGAGAAAAAAGAGCGGTGTTTGTAATGGGAGACATAGAAATGAAACAAGTGCCGAGTGAAAAGCGAGCAGTAGCACTGCCACAGGCTGTCAGAGAGATAGAAGATGACTGGTTTGTGCTGCTGGATGTTCCCACTAGAGAACCATCATATGTTCCACCAG tTACGAAGGCCGAGTACGTTCAGGTTTATCCTGAAGAAAGCATTTCTACTGTGACGGAAACAATAAGAGAGTCCAGGAAGGAGGTTGTAGTTGAAGAGATTGTGgtgcagaaagaggagaagaagcttCCCAAACAAATTATACCAGTGCAGCAGAAAATCTCTCTGCCAGTGAGAGAAATAGATGACGACTGGTTTCTTCTGCTGGACGTTGTTCCTAGAGAAACTGCCTACGTCCCTCCAG TTACTCCTGTTGAGATTATTCCGGATGTGAGGAAGGCTGAGGTGAAAACCACAGAGACGACAACGTGGAAGAAGATGATAATTGGTGCGGACAGCAAGCAAGATGAGACACGTTTGTCTCAGATTAGACCGGGCAAATTTGCACCACCgtcagagagagaaggaggagatgattGGTTCATCTTGTTCGACATCATCCGTGACAAGCCTGTTGTTGTCGTACCACCAG TCGCTGTCCCTGAGCGCATCCAGTTGCCAGCAGGGGTGAGAGCTCCAGCTGCTGTGGCCAAAACAAGGATTGCTATTTCTGAGACGAGACCCCAGTTTGGAAAGCGGGTCCTGGAGGAAAGACGTCCGCTAACACAGGCACATGTCAATGCTGATTGGTTTGCTCTACTAGATGTGGGCTCCAAAGAgtcag TGGTGAGCACACAGAGGGGCACCCGTCCCGTCAGTGCCCCAGTGTTCTCCCAGGCTGCTCTGGCAGAGGCAGGGATCCCCATGGCCCCTTTCGATCAGCCCCAGACCTCCACTCCGATCAAGCCCGGCCGCAAGGAGGAACGAAGGCTGGAAGTCACAGTAGAAGCTGTGGAGCCCTCAAAAATCGAGGCCAAGGCTGTCAAG CCAGCAGTGTGGAGGTACGAGAAAGAAGTACACTCTTCACTGATATCCACCATGAATGGGGACATTCAG CGCGAGTCTGAGGCCATGAGTACGGAGGTGGTGCGAATGCGAAAG aaaaGAGCTAAGAAAATTGAGGGTGACTCAATTTATATCAGACATAGCCTTTTAATGTTGGAG GAGTTCGATAAACCTCAGGAGGACCTGCTCAAGCATCATGCCAGTATCAGTGAGCTGAAGAGGAACTTCATGGAATCCGTCCCAGAACAGAGGCCCAGCGAGTGGGACAAGCGTCTGTCTACGCACTCTCCGTTCCGCACCCTGGGTATCAATGGTCAGCCTCTGCCCAGTGCAGATGGG aGTGTGTGCATTAGTCCGCTTTGCAATGGTTCAGAGACAAAGACTGCACATGAGGAAACCAGCAGCAGTTTGGGCTTTTCAGGCAGTCCAACTGTGAGCCACAAGAGTGAGCCTGATAGTGTCGAAGCCCCCGGTGTTCCAATTGAGGAAGAGTCATGTGATCAGGAAGGAGTTGTAGTTTTTGAGACCTCCCTGGTGCCCATCGTAGAGGTGGAGATGGCGCAGCTGCCTCCCTCCTTCGACCCCTGCTGTAGAGCTTTAGATGAGATCCAGGAGGAAGAGGGACCGTGTCCCGAAGTGTCCGAGTGCTCTGGGAGGATAGTTGGATCTTCCCCAGCTTCCTATTTCAGGAGCGATGGTCCACGGGTCATACGCTGCTTCCAG CCCCCTCTGGTCCAGACCCAGACAGTCACCATCACAGCTGTCTCCAACAACTTAACCAGTGGCATCTCCACCACAGAGGTCCCTGTCGTCCCGACCCAGACCTTCATCTATGAGTCTTCAAAG gtgACAGATGATGGTACAGACGATAAAGATAGTACAACTGTTACCAAGACTGTTACCTCGGAGAGCACCAGCGGCACCACAgtcaccaccactaccacccaCATCTCAAAG GTAGTGAAAGGTGGATCTTCGGAAACTCGTGTGGAGAAGAGAATTGTCATAACTGCGGACTCTGACGTTGACCAAGACAAG GGGAAAGATGGAGGAGCATCTGCATTGTAA